A DNA window from Bradyrhizobium barranii subsp. barranii contains the following coding sequences:
- the xth gene encoding exodeoxyribonuclease III codes for MPIRVATWNVNSVRQRIDLLLTWLKECQPDIVCLQEIKCIDEAFPRLEIEALGYNVVTHGQKTFNGVALLSKLRFDETKSGLAGDDEDAHARFLEGVVTLKHGVLRIACLYLPNGNPVGTEKYPYKLKWMSRLLEYSRERLKAEEPLILAGDFNVIPHARDVHNPAAWTEDALFKAETRESFQSLLGLGLTDALRAVTDEPGLYTFWDYQAGAWQKNHGLRIDHLLLSPQASDRLANVGIDSYVRAWEKPSDHVPVWADLDLEAA; via the coding sequence CTGGCTGAAGGAATGCCAGCCGGACATCGTCTGCCTCCAGGAGATCAAATGCATCGACGAGGCCTTCCCGCGGCTGGAGATCGAGGCGCTGGGCTACAACGTGGTCACCCACGGTCAGAAGACCTTCAACGGCGTCGCTTTGCTTTCGAAGCTCCGCTTCGACGAGACCAAGTCGGGCCTCGCCGGCGACGACGAGGACGCCCATGCCCGTTTCCTCGAGGGTGTGGTCACGCTCAAGCACGGCGTGCTGCGCATTGCCTGCCTCTATCTGCCCAATGGCAACCCGGTCGGGACCGAGAAATATCCCTACAAGCTCAAATGGATGTCGCGGCTTCTTGAGTATTCGAGGGAGCGCCTCAAGGCCGAGGAGCCGCTGATCCTCGCAGGCGACTTCAACGTCATCCCGCATGCCCGCGACGTCCATAATCCCGCCGCCTGGACCGAGGACGCCCTGTTCAAGGCCGAGACGCGGGAGAGCTTTCAGTCCCTGCTGGGCCTCGGCCTCACCGACGCCCTGCGCGCGGTCACCGACGAGCCCGGGCTCTACACCTTCTGGGACTACCAGGCCGGCGCCTGGCAGAAAAACCATGGCTTGAGGATCGACCATCTGCTGCTGTCGCCGCAGGCCAGCGACCGGCTCGCCAATGTCGGCATCGACAGCTATGTGCGGGCCTGGGAGAAGCCGTCGGACCACGTGCCGGTATGGGCGGATCTGGATCTGGAGGCGGCTTGA